From Rhopalosiphum padi isolate XX-2018 chromosome 2, ASM2088224v1, whole genome shotgun sequence:
TACATTAGCATGGACCTATTACTCTAAGTAAACAAAATTCATAAGCTTAAAAACTACTtatttgaacttaaatttaGATACATCAATTTTTTCGAAAACTCATTTTGCTTAACAATTAAAAAGATTGATTATCactaaaatttgaataagttaATTATTGAAGGAAAATACAAGAGATTAGAACACTTTGTAAATCATCTTATGTatgctaaatataatataatataacgctgGACATGTCATATGACATTCGAATGAAAATTCGGAACGAACACGTGTAAACAGAGTGctcaatgtgtataatattataatgattatagtagttatatattatataattaatacaacaatGAACATGAACAAATACAACTGAAATATAAAACGCGTATCGCaatgttatgattttttattactctaaactagaaaatgttatataagttaacatattacattataatatcgttaatataattatagaagtCCTCTCAAAAACGAAAGTATGGCGGAAGACtaggtgtaataaaaatataatttaaaaaaataattcagatcTCGTCCACAACAAATTTTAGTGGGCATAACTGAGGGAAATTCCAAATAAGGCTCAGTCCCCAATGTGTTAACGACACcgcaaatttcaaattaattcctctttttattattttctaaacgatttgcattttttaaatattgtatttaaaacacatttttttgtatcaattaAGACTTTTGTTACTATTGATGATCAAATATGCAAGCTTATATAATGCATGATTTTTATATcacttttgtaaatattttaattatcatgttattaaaaattaaaaatattaaaataacgtgttcacaataatactattaatattattaaataaaaacatcactGTGGATTGTCTGTTAGCTCAAAATATTGTCAATGTATTCAATATGAAGTtaattaacaacaatatttatctatactatACTTACACAACTATCTACATCTATCTCAAATTTATTCCAAAATGAAAggtagaattttaattatttaagtacagACACTCATACTttcggttattttatttttattttatatgaaaggATATAGGAAATAAAATGCTAAtggaaaattaattgttattttattataacataaaaatttacatagatattatgattatttctaaataaaaaaatgcgtTTCCCTACAAACGTTATTTCGCAGGTAATGTGTGAAAGAGCCATTGATGAAGATTCAGAGGTGTACAAAGCGATCAGCGAGAATAAGGTAGGATTGGTAACCCATATGATCACTACTAAAGGACTTGAAAAGGCTTCAAGACAGTTGCATATGTCCCCGCTCAGAGTTACTGATATAAATCCAACGGTAGATGATGAGGATGTTACTGCAGCTGAAGAACAACCACGTAATCTACGCCACCAACGTCTACGTCCACTAATGCCTACTTATATGGCACCGAATGAggaaatacaatacaataccaAAACAGAAACTGATGGTGAACCAGAAGTAGAGATGTCACAAGCAATAAATAACCTACCTGAAATCGGCAACGTTGAGAAGATGACGACAAGACATGACGATGAAAGCGAATTCGCAAACGACGACAAAGAAAGCGAAACATTTGGAGACTACCGTTCAAATTTGGTTTCCGAACGGCCAAAAGTAAGACGCGTCAGGTCTAAAAAAAGGACTGCCATGGTTCAGCTGTAAATCCCTACCACCGACAAGCGAATATTACTGACattttatatatgattataaacacaaaataaataaataaaaaaaaactccaacTACTTCAAtacctaatatagtatatattttatcctaGAACTCGTTTTACATAATCAATTTATCCAGTGTTGgtcattatttagttaaataattagtaattgttaaattgtatattatacgacatacgttatacaaataataatctgtataatgtagataaataagttttttttgtctgtgaaaaatataaaattaaattaatacattacagaacaaaataataatgaaacaataatttattagttctatgatttaataaatactacaaGAATCACAGGTTAAAATATCTTGTTTAGCACGAtcgtaaaatacataaatattaatatattataatgtacctatagttaaattttaagtttttatactaTCTACctaaacattcattttttttaatgttaacttgtttaataattatcgcTTATCTTACAGAACGATATGTAGTGTTAATGTGTCTTAAACCGATGGCCACtatttttcaatcatattaatttaacggAAAATCTTTATAAGTCACTCTTCTAGTTTATAACCAGAAACCGttcataaatatgatataatgttcacagttaaatataataaattaaagactATTATTGTTtgctaaaacaatatataagcaGGACagaaactacaaatattttattttaaagtaatctaAGTTCCTTCGCCACTCTCATCCCCAAATGACTGAAAAGGAAATGGCATAGAACCTATAGAATaaaggtaaattaaatttaaaatgtgtaatattattattacttgaaaCTGTTGATTGACCAAcgcaataaatacaaaataccttATACAGGTAGGTATCATATTAATGTACGATTACTTACACGGTAGATCCAAATTTGATCATGATTGTTATGTACAAAGTAGGTTGTAATACAATTGGTTCCTAGTTAGAACCTTTATCAAATTAATGCTAAACTTTcataaataatctttttataaggttcaaatgattaaaataaaataaaaataaaataaaaataaaatatgaatattagggttagttaaaatattttggttcaaacatgttatatttgattactttaaattaatgacgttgtatattttgtttttaatttattgtaattactatataattatacaaaaatctcaaacaaaattcaaaaaccaattaagatgtatatttgttaaattagtaTAGGAACTCAGtatcaaatatataatcatatataacactaaattgcttatataatacttagatgtttatacaattttttttttcaaacaagaaCCAACCTTTTTGAACATTTGGatgtatctaaattaaaattttcaattgtagtttctgagttattaaaattattaacatttatttgctaaaaataatattcctcaaaaatattagataatatataatatgttatttaatattcttattatgttaaaagataatataaattattaattacgatTCGTATTATTTAGTTTGTTAGTTATCCATGCCTGTAAATGCAGCAGTAAATTGTacacctaaaatataatatacgttacaaaaatataactttatcatAGCCCGCTACACTACAGAATATCTATCACAGTAACGCATATggtttgtacaatatattgataaaaataaatgaaaactataCAGTATACCCGAAAAATGACGTACCTATTATTGTCGTTTTGATCGATTTC
This genomic window contains:
- the LOC132921692 gene encoding uncharacterized protein LOC132921692, yielding MKRSIAVVVAGRGLTILWVFATAQVMCERAIDEDSEVYKAISENKVGLVTHMITTKGLEKASRQLHMSPLRVTDINPTVDDEDVTAAEEQPRNLRHQRLRPLMPTYMAPNEEIQYNTKTETDGEPEVEMSQAINNLPEIGNVEKMTTRHDDESEFANDDKESETFGDYRSNLVSERPKVRRVRSKKRTAMVQL